The Paramormyrops kingsleyae isolate MSU_618 unplaced genomic scaffold, PKINGS_0.4 ups267, whole genome shotgun sequence genome includes a window with the following:
- the LOC140587479 gene encoding protein shisa-7-like isoform X1, which translates to MKSIACHRMCSFVLFLMFSPVIAMVTSSTEHQAANGSPSSATFVLFTSHGNKQTMKSAGNSELAMKISEIPPKPLPQIMLPRNMTADALKPPLGAAQVAPPKKGLVDVDVCKGYYDVMGQYDLTFNCTKGTYIYCCGTCHYRFCCEHQSSRLDQESCKNYDSPVWANTQPPATPAPGQRSDPNFDPLQQQNNNTMYVIGGVISFTVVVAVGIKVAFHKVSRRPRHRDINVPRALVDILRHQSSPVQQAERNNSVALGPGGNEGTLGRPPKNLYTPVPQGKENRIGNLHHNFIYLSDSSPKHNATIERPPHMNNTTLASTGTLLSSKHSNASAPHPSLSHSFHNLAQLPPSYETSTKSEMNRYSSLKRLEKDLDDYSGYYTTKRRPNNAPPSFHSSQHHLHWGGDYTLGARGTLPLHTSRPRIHVPPGPSPTPNPYPLQPPQSQYNPNFDTLSKPPRRVMSQDQLLNLGDGNTTLSRLTKNQQHQYYKAVAAAKSSNSQTLRKSHERLLVSPDQLGERVSGGVGTGEFGGMVPTLPRLTPSQKAQSQQNVCATPSLDRHHMIKMNSHPTSGREQERSAPMPTHTGGAVGWGELPGGGTGTLGGHNARRLAFAAKRQNTIEQLHFIPGGGGVGVAATGNQGLRTGSKNEVTV; encoded by the exons ATGAAATCAATTGCCTGTCACAGGATGTgttcttttgttctttttttgatgttttctcCTGTCATTGCTATGGTGACGAGCTCCACTGAGCATCAGGCAGCAAATGGGAGTCCAAGCAGTGCAACTTTTGTACTTTTTACCAGCCATGGTAACAAGCAAACAATGAAGTCTGCTGGCAATTCGGAGCTGGCCATGAAAATATCTGAGATTCCACCAAAACCTTTGCCGCAAATCATGCTCCCCAGGAACATGACAGCTGATGCTCTAAAGCCGCCACTTGGGGCTGCCCAGGTGGCTCCACCAAAAAAAGGACTTGTGGATGTGGACGTTTGCAAAGGTTACTATGATGTGATGGGCCAATATGATCTGACCTTCAATTGCACCAAAGGCACATACATATATTGCTGTGGGACCTGCCACTACCGCTTCTGCTGTGAGCACCAGAGCAGCCGCTTGGACCAGGAGTCCTGCAAGAACTACGACTCTCCTGTGTGGGCCAACACACAACCACCTGCAACCCCAGCACCAGGCCAACGATCTGACCCAAACTTTGATCCACTCCAGCAGCAGAACAACAACACCATGTACGTCATAGGAGGTGTGATTTCCTTCACGGTGGTGGTGGCGGTGGGCATTAAGGTGGCCTTCCACAAGGTGTCCCGTCGGCCCAGGCACAGGGATATAAACGTGCCAAG GGCTCTGGTAGACATCTTGCGTCACCAGTCTAGTCCAGTACAGCAAGCAGAGCGGAACAACAGTGTTGCTCTAGGTCCTGGGGGGAACGAGGGGACCCTGGGACGACCCCCCAAAAACCTGTATACACCTGTACCTCAGGGCAAAGAGAACCGAA TTGGGAATTTGCACCACAATTTCATCTACCTGTCTGATTCCAGTCCCAAACACAATGCTACAATCG AGCGCCCACCGCATATGAACAACACCACGCTTGCCTCCACTGGAACACTGCTCTCCAGCAAACACAGCAATgcctctgccccccacccctctctctCGCACTCTTTTCACAACCTGGCCCAGCTGCCCCCATCCTATGAGACAAGCACCAAATCTGAGATGAATAGGTACAGCTCGCTGAAGAGGCTGG aaaaggaTCTGGATGACTACTCTGGATATTATACCACCAAACGGCGGCCAAACAATGCTCCTCCTTCCTTTCACTCATCTCAGCACCACCTCCACTGGGGTGGGGACTATACACTGGGGGCCAGGGGCACGCTCCCTCTGCACACGTCACGCCCGAGAATTCACGTGCCACCGGGGCCATCTCCAACACCAAACCCTTATCCTTTACAGCCGCCTCAGTCACAGTACAACCCCAACTTTGACACACTGTCCAAGCCTCCGCGAAGAGTGATGTCTCAGGACCAGCTGCTTAATCTGGGAGATGGCAATACTACATTGTCCAGACTAACTAAAAACCAACAGCACCAGTATTATAAAGCTGTGGCAGCAGCAAAAAGCTCGAACTCACAAACCCTCCGGAAGTCACACGAAAGGCTCCTTGTGTCCCCTGATCAGTTGGGGGAAAGAGTTAGTGGAGGAGTGGGTACTGGAGAGTTTGGGGGGATGGTCCCCACGCTGCCACGGCTTACCCCCAGCCAGAAAGCGCAATCCCaacaaaatgtttgtgctacCCCCTCGCTTGACCGACATCACATGATCAAAATGAACTCCCACCCCACCTCCGGCAGGGAGCAGGAGCGCAGCGCACCAATGCCTACCCACACGGGAGGGGCCGTGGGCTGGGGGGAGTTACCTGGAGGGGGCACAGGAACACTAGGGGGCCACAATGCCAGAAGATTAGCTTTTGCAGCCAAGAGGCAGAACACCATCGAGCAGTTACACTTTAttcctggtggggggggtgtgggtgtAGCGGCAACTGGGAATCAGGGCTTGAGGACAGGGAGCAAGAATGAAGTGACAGTGTAG
- the LOC140587479 gene encoding protein shisa-7-like isoform X2, with translation MKSIACHRMCSFVLFLMFSPVIAMVTSSTEHQAANGSPSSATFVLFTSHGNKQTMKSAGNSELAMKISEIPPKPLPQIMLPRNMTADALKPPLGAAQVAPPKKGLVDVDVCKGYYDVMGQYDLTFNCTKGTYIYCCGTCHYRFCCEHQSSRLDQESCKNYDSPVWANTQPPATPAPGQRSDPNFDPLQQQNNNTMYVIGGVISFTVVVAVGIKVAFHKVSRRPRHRDINVPRALVDILRHQSSPVQQAERNNSVALGPGGNEGTLGRPPKNLYTPVPQGKENRKRPPHMNNTTLASTGTLLSSKHSNASAPHPSLSHSFHNLAQLPPSYETSTKSEMNRYSSLKRLEKDLDDYSGYYTTKRRPNNAPPSFHSSQHHLHWGGDYTLGARGTLPLHTSRPRIHVPPGPSPTPNPYPLQPPQSQYNPNFDTLSKPPRRVMSQDQLLNLGDGNTTLSRLTKNQQHQYYKAVAAAKSSNSQTLRKSHERLLVSPDQLGERVSGGVGTGEFGGMVPTLPRLTPSQKAQSQQNVCATPSLDRHHMIKMNSHPTSGREQERSAPMPTHTGGAVGWGELPGGGTGTLGGHNARRLAFAAKRQNTIEQLHFIPGGGGVGVAATGNQGLRTGSKNEVTV, from the exons ATGAAATCAATTGCCTGTCACAGGATGTgttcttttgttctttttttgatgttttctcCTGTCATTGCTATGGTGACGAGCTCCACTGAGCATCAGGCAGCAAATGGGAGTCCAAGCAGTGCAACTTTTGTACTTTTTACCAGCCATGGTAACAAGCAAACAATGAAGTCTGCTGGCAATTCGGAGCTGGCCATGAAAATATCTGAGATTCCACCAAAACCTTTGCCGCAAATCATGCTCCCCAGGAACATGACAGCTGATGCTCTAAAGCCGCCACTTGGGGCTGCCCAGGTGGCTCCACCAAAAAAAGGACTTGTGGATGTGGACGTTTGCAAAGGTTACTATGATGTGATGGGCCAATATGATCTGACCTTCAATTGCACCAAAGGCACATACATATATTGCTGTGGGACCTGCCACTACCGCTTCTGCTGTGAGCACCAGAGCAGCCGCTTGGACCAGGAGTCCTGCAAGAACTACGACTCTCCTGTGTGGGCCAACACACAACCACCTGCAACCCCAGCACCAGGCCAACGATCTGACCCAAACTTTGATCCACTCCAGCAGCAGAACAACAACACCATGTACGTCATAGGAGGTGTGATTTCCTTCACGGTGGTGGTGGCGGTGGGCATTAAGGTGGCCTTCCACAAGGTGTCCCGTCGGCCCAGGCACAGGGATATAAACGTGCCAAG GGCTCTGGTAGACATCTTGCGTCACCAGTCTAGTCCAGTACAGCAAGCAGAGCGGAACAACAGTGTTGCTCTAGGTCCTGGGGGGAACGAGGGGACCCTGGGACGACCCCCCAAAAACCTGTATACACCTGTACCTCAGGGCAAAGAGAACCGAA AGCGCCCACCGCATATGAACAACACCACGCTTGCCTCCACTGGAACACTGCTCTCCAGCAAACACAGCAATgcctctgccccccacccctctctctCGCACTCTTTTCACAACCTGGCCCAGCTGCCCCCATCCTATGAGACAAGCACCAAATCTGAGATGAATAGGTACAGCTCGCTGAAGAGGCTGG aaaaggaTCTGGATGACTACTCTGGATATTATACCACCAAACGGCGGCCAAACAATGCTCCTCCTTCCTTTCACTCATCTCAGCACCACCTCCACTGGGGTGGGGACTATACACTGGGGGCCAGGGGCACGCTCCCTCTGCACACGTCACGCCCGAGAATTCACGTGCCACCGGGGCCATCTCCAACACCAAACCCTTATCCTTTACAGCCGCCTCAGTCACAGTACAACCCCAACTTTGACACACTGTCCAAGCCTCCGCGAAGAGTGATGTCTCAGGACCAGCTGCTTAATCTGGGAGATGGCAATACTACATTGTCCAGACTAACTAAAAACCAACAGCACCAGTATTATAAAGCTGTGGCAGCAGCAAAAAGCTCGAACTCACAAACCCTCCGGAAGTCACACGAAAGGCTCCTTGTGTCCCCTGATCAGTTGGGGGAAAGAGTTAGTGGAGGAGTGGGTACTGGAGAGTTTGGGGGGATGGTCCCCACGCTGCCACGGCTTACCCCCAGCCAGAAAGCGCAATCCCaacaaaatgtttgtgctacCCCCTCGCTTGACCGACATCACATGATCAAAATGAACTCCCACCCCACCTCCGGCAGGGAGCAGGAGCGCAGCGCACCAATGCCTACCCACACGGGAGGGGCCGTGGGCTGGGGGGAGTTACCTGGAGGGGGCACAGGAACACTAGGGGGCCACAATGCCAGAAGATTAGCTTTTGCAGCCAAGAGGCAGAACACCATCGAGCAGTTACACTTTAttcctggtggggggggtgtgggtgtAGCGGCAACTGGGAATCAGGGCTTGAGGACAGGGAGCAAGAATGAAGTGACAGTGTAG